A window of the Nitrosopumilus ureiphilus genome harbors these coding sequences:
- a CDS encoding RNA-guided endonuclease InsQ/TnpB family protein, whose translation MLHTKCVWQFHDKREELADVFNYFRLCTNEAIRISDEKNLTSRNTMHHELYEHLRNNSQYYAKYVHGSISVAKARLKLYRATKKKKPNANRPYMKRNMITLDNQTYKIIDNHLRFPIRAKQYIYIKLASYVLQKLESAKLGSITVTPEKLVISYSMEIQQKNPHSYVGIDRNLDNATSFDTNNKFMIYNLKKTNDIKQKYRQVKSHFKRNDARIRKKLFTKYGKKEKNRVHQLLHNVSKRITSQNQGIILEDIKGIRKLYRKGNGQGKKHRGKMNTWSFYELQRQIEYKAKWNGLPVQYVKAHGTSSKCAVCGIKLVPEEHRVMRCTVCKILIDRDENAAKNILARGLRFGPNAPQVEAMKQFQDAESIVASQEDGQIINIPMT comes from the coding sequence ATGCTGCATACTAAATGTGTTTGGCAGTTCCATGACAAAAGGGAAGAACTGGCAGATGTCTTTAATTATTTCAGATTGTGTACAAATGAGGCTATTCGTATCTCAGATGAAAAAAATCTAACTTCACGCAATACAATGCACCACGAACTGTATGAACATCTCAGGAATAATTCACAATATTATGCAAAATATGTTCATGGCTCCATATCTGTTGCAAAGGCAAGACTCAAACTATACCGTGCAACCAAAAAGAAAAAACCAAATGCAAACAGACCATACATGAAAAGAAACATGATAACACTTGACAATCAAACATACAAAATAATTGACAACCATTTAAGATTCCCAATCAGGGCAAAACAGTACATCTACATCAAACTTGCATCATATGTACTGCAAAAACTAGAATCTGCAAAACTCGGCTCAATAACAGTAACCCCTGAAAAACTAGTCATTTCATACTCCATGGAGATACAACAAAAGAATCCACACTCGTATGTAGGAATTGATAGGAATCTGGACAATGCAACGTCCTTTGATACAAACAACAAGTTCATGATATACAATCTAAAAAAGACAAATGATATCAAGCAGAAATATAGGCAGGTCAAATCTCACTTTAAAAGAAATGATGCAAGGATTAGAAAGAAATTATTCACAAAATACGGCAAGAAGGAGAAAAACAGAGTACATCAACTGCTTCATAATGTCTCAAAGAGGATCACATCACAGAATCAGGGAATCATTCTAGAAGACATAAAAGGAATCAGAAAATTGTATCGTAAGGGAAACGGTCAGGGTAAAAAACATCGTGGTAAAATGAACACATGGAGTTTTTATGAATTGCAGAGACAGATAGAATACAAAGCTAAATGGAATGGGTTGCCCGTTCAGTATGTAAAGGCACATGGCACATCATCAAAGTGTGCGGTATGTGGGATAAAACTAGTACCCGAAGAGCACCGAGTGATGAGATGTACCGTGTGCAAAATTCTTATCGACAGGGATGAGAATGCAGCCAAAAACATTTTGGCCAGAGGGTTGAGGTTCGGCCCCAACGCACCGCAAGTTGAAGCAATGAAGCAGTTCCAAGATGCAGAGTCGATTGTGGCGAGTCAGGAAGATGGACAAATAATTAATATCCCTATGACTTGA
- a CDS encoding PQQ-dependent sugar dehydrogenase → MDKKIQIIAIVGAIIFSVLVLTSPSDPIPLPKPTLNSQNDFVTILAENLDKPRAIAISDNRVFVTEKDGFIRVIEDGNLLESPLAAFRPANVFDGGLLGIALHPDFSTNHYIYVFLTYEEDGKLWNKILRITESENKLQDAKTIFDKIPGSSFTNGGFIKFGPDRKLYVGTGTVSDASHLPQELDSLSGKILRLNDDGTIPVDNPFSNSPVFSLGHRNPQGMTWDNDGNMFVAEFGPEKNDEINIIQAGKNYGWPKQQCSGDETFEDAIICYDPSIEPGGILFYSGDKLDFEFPFIMASMRSANLYQVDFEQGLSSQKSILSGIGRVRDVVEGNDGSLYVITSNTDGKGFPDRMDDKLLRILK, encoded by the coding sequence GTGGATAAAAAAATTCAAATCATTGCAATTGTTGGTGCTATAATATTTTCAGTATTGGTTTTGACATCGCCTTCTGATCCTATACCATTACCAAAACCCACTTTGAATTCTCAAAATGATTTTGTAACTATTTTAGCTGAAAATCTTGACAAACCTCGTGCAATTGCAATTTCAGACAATAGAGTTTTTGTAACTGAAAAAGATGGATTCATCAGAGTTATTGAAGATGGAAATCTATTAGAATCACCACTTGCTGCATTTCGTCCTGCAAATGTTTTTGATGGTGGATTACTAGGCATTGCACTCCATCCAGATTTTTCAACTAATCATTACATCTATGTATTTTTGACATATGAAGAGGATGGAAAACTATGGAATAAAATTCTGCGAATTACTGAATCAGAAAATAAATTGCAAGATGCCAAAACAATATTTGATAAAATTCCTGGATCTTCATTTACTAATGGAGGTTTTATAAAATTTGGGCCTGACAGAAAATTATATGTTGGTACTGGAACGGTTTCAGATGCATCACATCTTCCCCAGGAACTTGATTCTTTATCCGGAAAAATTTTAAGATTAAATGATGATGGAACAATTCCTGTTGATAATCCATTTTCTAATTCACCTGTTTTCTCTTTAGGACACAGAAATCCTCAAGGAATGACTTGGGATAATGATGGTAACATGTTTGTGGCAGAATTTGGACCTGAAAAAAATGATGAAATCAATATTATTCAAGCAGGAAAAAACTACGGTTGGCCTAAACAGCAATGCTCAGGTGATGAAACTTTTGAAGATGCCATCATCTGCTATGATCCAAGTATAGAGCCTGGAGGTATCTTGTTTTATTCTGGCGACAAACTTGATTTTGAATTTCCATTTATTATGGCCTCCATGAGATCTGCCAATCTCTATCAGGTAGATTTTGAGCAGGGACTAAGTTCCCAAAAATCTATTCTTAGTGGAATTGGGCGAGTTCGTGATGTAGTTGAGGGAAATGACGGAAGTCTTTATGTAATTACTTCAAATACTGACGGAAAAGGTTTTCCAGATAGAATGGATGATAAATTATTGAGGATATTGAAATAA
- a CDS encoding tRNA(Ile)(2)-agmatinylcytidine synthase: MKKETILNIGFDDTDSPKGMCTTFLAYKIVDLLQKQKTEFLDFPRLIRFNPNIPWKTRGNGAVSIKIKTKNPSNVKQQVKNLVSKYSDVKNGANPGLVFFESDSIPSDFIDFSNLALWRLINRNNAKKFAKKNNLEFFYKGNGQGLVGAIGAIGYDFHDHTLELLSYRKKSKFGKERKISSNSVKVMQEKTFPNTFNSFDTKKGRILITPHGPDPVFYGVRGENVDSLLYATKILKSEEKLDGYMIFKSNQGTGDHLKNELNFENMLPYASGKITGMVSNTPKIVKGGHVFFKINSNNHEFWCAVYKETGINTVASHLIKGDKICVGGGVRKASKNFPRIINLEFVEIIHLEKNLSTSNPFCKKCNKKMKSKGKNQGFQCIRCGKKATSKTSNEISRKIKKQLYVPKISAHRHLTRPLQRVGIINKSTKFDKSLLWFCVYRN, from the coding sequence GTGAAAAAAGAAACTATTCTAAATATTGGATTTGATGATACTGATTCACCAAAGGGAATGTGTACTACATTTCTAGCCTACAAAATTGTTGATTTACTTCAAAAACAGAAAACTGAATTTCTTGATTTTCCAAGATTAATCCGATTCAATCCTAACATCCCGTGGAAAACTAGAGGTAATGGTGCAGTGTCCATAAAAATCAAGACAAAAAATCCATCAAATGTAAAACAACAAGTAAAAAATCTTGTTTCAAAGTATTCTGATGTTAAAAATGGCGCAAATCCTGGATTAGTATTTTTTGAAAGTGATTCAATTCCATCTGATTTTATTGATTTTAGTAATTTAGCTTTATGGAGATTAATTAATAGAAATAATGCAAAAAAATTTGCTAAAAAAAATAACCTTGAATTTTTTTACAAAGGTAATGGTCAAGGATTAGTAGGGGCTATTGGTGCAATAGGGTATGATTTTCATGATCACACATTAGAACTTTTGAGTTATCGTAAAAAATCAAAATTTGGAAAGGAACGAAAAATTTCTAGTAATAGTGTAAAAGTTATGCAAGAAAAAACTTTTCCGAATACGTTTAACAGTTTTGATACAAAGAAAGGACGAATTCTAATTACTCCACATGGACCTGATCCTGTTTTCTATGGTGTCCGAGGAGAAAATGTCGATTCACTGCTTTATGCAACTAAGATTCTAAAAAGTGAAGAAAAGTTAGATGGATACATGATATTCAAATCAAACCAGGGAACCGGAGATCATTTGAAAAATGAATTGAATTTTGAAAACATGTTGCCTTATGCTTCAGGAAAAATCACTGGAATGGTATCCAATACTCCTAAAATTGTTAAAGGAGGACACGTATTTTTCAAAATTAATTCAAATAACCATGAATTTTGGTGCGCCGTTTACAAAGAAACAGGAATCAATACTGTTGCTTCACACTTGATTAAAGGAGATAAGATTTGTGTGGGAGGTGGAGTTAGAAAGGCATCAAAAAATTTTCCACGAATAATTAATCTTGAATTTGTTGAAATTATCCATCTTGAAAAAAACCTTTCAACGTCAAATCCATTTTGTAAAAAATGTAATAAAAAAATGAAGTCCAAAGGCAAGAATCAAGGATTTCAGTGTATACGTTGTGGCAAAAAAGCAACAAGTAAAACTAGTAATGAAATTTCAAGAAAAATCAAAAAACAACTGTATGTTCCAAAAATATCTGCACATAGACATCTAACTAGACCTTTGCAACGAGTAGGTATAATCAACAAATCCACAAAATTTGATAAATCTCTTTTATGGTTTTGCGTTTATAGAAACTAA